CTCCAGGCGGACCGCCTCGCCGCCCTCCAGCGGGACATCCTCCGCTCCACCCTTCCGCCCCTGCGCGATGTCGAGTTCCCCCCGGATTGGAAGCAAAAGACCGAGCGCCGCCTCCAGACCGTCCGCCTCACCGAGCGGGAAAAGAAGATCATCGACGCCCTCGACAAGCCCACCAGTGTGAACTGGCAGAACGTCATGCTCGAAGAGGTGCTCCAGGAACTGTCCAATCAGCTTGGCGAAAACATCCTCATCGACAAGCGCTCGCTGGCGGACCTGGGCATCGACTTGCAGCGCCCCGTCACCCTCCGGGCCAACAACCTGTCCCTGCGGACCGTCCTCCGCCAGGTCCTGGCGACCTACGGCCTGACCTACATCGTCAAGGACGAAGCCATCCAGGTGATGACCGTGGAGAAGGCCCGCGGCTTACTCGTCACCCGCGTCTATTACCTCGGCGACCTGGTCCAGGGGATCGGACCCTTCGGCGGCGCCCCGCAATGGGGGACCTTCCTCGATCTGCAACAGACCCTCCAGAATGTTGAGCTGCTCATGCGCACGATTCAGACGTCGATCGATCCGCTCTTTTGGCGGGAGAATGGCGGGCCGGGGAGCATCATTTTCCATTATCCGAGCATGTCGCTCATTGTGCGGGCGTCGGCGGAGGTGCACGCCCTCTTCGGCTCCCGCCTCGCCGGCCGCTGACCATCCCTCTTCTATCCTCTGCCGCACTTAGGTGCCGCAATGGTGGGCTACGCCTCCGCTTCATCGTCCTCGTCGGTCCTGGCTGGGTCTTCGCCCTTCAACTCACTCAGCGCCTGGCGGAGACCGTCCAGCTCATCCTCGGTCAAGCCCCAGAGGCGGGCGGCGGCGCGGTCAATCTCGGCTTCCACCTGCGCCAGTTCGGCCTGAGCGGTTACATTCCCACCATAGGCCGCCGGGGCCAGTGCGTGGGCGCGGCGGGAGAGGGTGGAAAGTTGGAGATGATTCGCGTTTTTCGAGTCAAATGCTGGAATAGTTACTTTTTCAGCAATATGGGTAGTCTGCTGAATGGCGATCGCGTAGGACCACACGGTAATAGTCACTGGCACGCTGTTCAAGACGGCAGCAATGTAGAATGCCTGCTTATCATCCTGGCAGTCAATTAGCATCAGCTTGTGGTCTGGAACAATGCATTTGCCGTCCCGCGTTCCAACAACCGCTACAGTGAACCAGGCTGATTGTTCCCGCCACACCACCTTCCACGGGGCGAAGGTGTAATCGCCGACGTTGAAGATGGAGTAGAACGGCCCGGTCTCGATCACCTGCTTACCCTGCTTGCGGGTGAAGTAGCGCTTGAAGCCGGAGCGCTCGCGCAGCACGGCCTCGAAGCGCTTGAGATAGGCCCAGGTTTTGGGGTAGCGGCTCTGCATTATCTTGGGGTCCAGCCCGCGCCGCAGTTTGGGGTCCTGGGTCATCAGTAGGTAGGCGGAAGGCTGCGCCAGCCAGCGTTGGACATCGCGCCCGCGCACCAGCGGGTAGAGCAGGTCCGGCTCGATTTCCACCGTCACTACCTCCACCTTGCGTTTGGCGCCTTCGGTCACGTTGCGCACGATCCACAACCCATCGGGCCGCTCGGCCACCTTTTCCAGCCAGTACACGCTGTTGGCCCAGGTGGTTGCCCCAGCATGCGCCTGATAGTCCGATTTCCCCAGCACCTTTTGCACGGCTCCGAGGGCAGCCGGGCGGGCGGTGAGCCAGGCACTGGTCGGGTCGTTCGGGTCTACTGGCGTGGCCTGAAATTGCAAGCGGCGGGTTTGCGCCAGGACTTCCTCTAGCGTGCTGTCGTAGTCCAATCCTCGGCCACGGCTGATCTTTTGCCAGTAGGTGTAGTCCACGGGGTAACAGGTAGGTTGTCCCTTTTGCAGCACAAAGACGCTAGTGCGGGTGCTGGCCCCCTCGAAGACTTGCAGGCGGCTCAGGTCGTCCACGTGAATGACACGCAAATGGGGCCCATTTTCGCCGATTCGAAAGCGGCGGAAGCCTTGCCCGGCGCCGCTCGTCTTCCATACGCTTTGGGTGATGACGAAGCCCA
This genomic interval from Thermogemmata fonticola contains the following:
- a CDS encoding STN domain-containing protein, which produces MCPAKSWVRGASALCGLVWIGALTVWGQPPRPPAPADPLARRQVADQKAQAMVQEAITLAQRYARTNPAKAVQVLRSALADIETSAAISPTMRQQLSGQLQAAIAQVQGRPVPPPPAEPGRPSPQDLQKSRQQAYERYLAEVRDVQEAIQRIAQLQERGQLEAAQKQIDELARRYPDNPAVLLLQDKERFAQGVRDAQTFARLQADRLAALQRDILRSTLPPLRDVEFPPDWKQKTERRLQTVRLTEREKKIIDALDKPTSVNWQNVMLEEVLQELSNQLGENILIDKRSLADLGIDLQRPVTLRANNLSLRTVLRQVLATYGLTYIVKDEAIQVMTVEKARGLLVTRVYYLGDLVQGIGPFGGAPQWGTFLDLQQTLQNVELLMRTIQTSIDPLFWRENGGPGSIIFHYPSMSLIVRASAEVHALFGSRLAGR